From a region of the Bdellovibrio sp. ArHS genome:
- a CDS encoding CFI-box-CTERM domain-containing protein: MIQCPRCGIQVTELHPVDAELITKLQAAGESNLPPQVCAGCISDLRRTVASSSGGILMAQERAKEQHRLQLWKSRVMLIKKARMCMSQKLYSEAAVAYEKYLKILDIVFDIKKGERLKPEAFKDSARTTELTVVASVYWDLMRIYDTHDKYAERMSNAAKQLAMFIQFTPIYPDIIRKAESFQKTARNPQIVKQFLKMSDKERPRCFIATAAFEDPQSAEVMILRAYRDFTLRPTKWGRKFIAIYYKFSPHIACLLDKQPHLKPAVRAILRLLIKCVS; this comes from the coding sequence ATGATCCAATGTCCTCGCTGCGGAATACAAGTTACTGAACTTCATCCGGTAGATGCTGAACTTATTACGAAGTTACAGGCTGCCGGCGAAAGCAATTTGCCTCCACAGGTTTGCGCAGGATGTATTTCTGATTTGCGCAGAACAGTAGCCTCTAGCAGTGGGGGAATTCTGATGGCGCAAGAGCGCGCCAAAGAACAGCACCGCTTACAACTTTGGAAAAGCCGCGTGATGCTGATTAAAAAGGCCCGCATGTGCATGAGTCAGAAGCTTTATTCAGAGGCGGCCGTTGCCTACGAAAAATATTTGAAAATTTTAGACATCGTCTTCGACATAAAAAAAGGCGAACGCCTTAAGCCCGAAGCTTTCAAAGACAGTGCGCGCACGACTGAACTGACAGTGGTCGCCTCGGTGTATTGGGACTTGATGCGAATCTACGATACGCACGATAAATATGCAGAGCGCATGAGCAATGCCGCCAAACAACTGGCAATGTTTATTCAGTTCACGCCAATTTATCCAGACATCATTCGCAAAGCTGAATCTTTTCAGAAAACCGCGCGCAATCCTCAAATTGTGAAACAATTTTTGAAGATGTCGGACAAAGAGCGACCTCGCTGTTTTATTGCCACAGCGGCTTTTGAAGATCCCCAGTCCGCAGAAGTCATGATTTTGCGAGCTTACCGTGACTTCACACTTCGCCCCACGAAATGGGGCCGTAAATTTATTGCCATTTACTATAAGTTCTCTCCTCACATTGCTTGCTTACTCGATAAGCAACCGCATCTGAAACCCGCAGTCAGAGCAATTCTCCGACTTTTGATTAAATGCGTTAGCTAG
- the priA gene encoding primosomal protein N' yields the protein MSDVQLWRVAVDAPLPEALTYSFAEPLNRGQLVNVPLGRRKVKGLVLGPTDKVPDFEIKSIDSIDEEYKPLPEPFMKWLEWLAQYYIHPIGQVAQSAFPPLKKTEKQRQSKRPPVIPQLESDTNLNLTDEQRTCFESISQHQNFSTHLLFGVTGSGKTEVYLRLLEKVLSEGKRGLVLVPEISLTPQLIQRFARRFGDKIAALHSQLTDRERTNQWWDIVEGRKSILIGARSALFCPIDNLGLIIVDEEHEPSFKQDEKLKYNGRDAAVMMGKMMNCPVVLGSATPSLETWKNAQDGKYHLHTLRNRVANRALPDIEVIDLRKQKDDSEQQKKIIEKYSHLPFWLSPQLYERMHEVLDRGDQAALFLNRRGIAQMVVCPACGHTRECPNCDISLTLHAHSHLICHYCDYHENFKTKCPDCKEGHLEAIGLGTELVETDLARLFPGKIIARADRDEIQSRADLEDLVQRMETGDIDILVGTQMIAKGLDFPKLKLVGLVLADVGFNLPDFRATERSFQLITQMSGRAGRHVQEGEAPGLVIIQTFNAEHDSITFARNHDFEGFAQHELNIRGQLSYPPIGRLVSFRIQGTHLGKVEETAGLLARRAHALKSQFPQYNSIEVLGPAEAPLSKLRGQFRFHLLIKTTQVAAANPFSRQLLGDQEWVPSGVKILIDIDPMSLL from the coding sequence ATGAGTGATGTCCAACTGTGGAGAGTGGCTGTCGACGCTCCTCTTCCAGAGGCTTTGACGTACAGCTTTGCTGAACCCTTAAATCGCGGCCAGCTTGTCAACGTGCCTCTTGGCCGTCGCAAAGTAAAAGGCCTTGTTCTAGGGCCCACGGATAAAGTTCCTGATTTCGAAATTAAAAGCATCGATTCTATCGATGAAGAGTACAAGCCCCTTCCCGAGCCCTTTATGAAGTGGCTTGAATGGCTGGCGCAATACTATATCCATCCGATTGGGCAGGTGGCGCAGTCTGCTTTTCCTCCTCTAAAAAAAACCGAAAAACAGCGACAATCCAAACGCCCTCCGGTCATTCCCCAGTTGGAAAGCGATACGAATTTAAATTTGACCGATGAACAGCGCACCTGTTTTGAAAGCATTTCTCAGCATCAGAATTTTTCTACTCACCTGCTTTTCGGCGTCACAGGTTCGGGAAAAACCGAAGTCTATCTAAGACTTCTGGAAAAAGTGCTGAGCGAAGGCAAAAGAGGCCTGGTGCTGGTTCCTGAGATCTCACTAACCCCTCAACTGATTCAAAGATTCGCGCGAAGATTTGGCGACAAGATTGCGGCCCTGCATTCTCAACTCACCGATCGTGAGCGCACCAATCAGTGGTGGGATATCGTGGAGGGACGAAAATCCATACTTATTGGCGCCCGCTCTGCTCTGTTCTGTCCGATTGATAACCTAGGGCTGATTATCGTCGATGAAGAGCACGAACCCAGCTTCAAGCAAGACGAAAAGTTGAAATACAATGGCCGGGATGCCGCAGTCATGATGGGAAAAATGATGAATTGTCCCGTCGTTTTGGGTTCCGCCACGCCAAGTTTAGAAACCTGGAAAAACGCGCAAGACGGTAAATACCATCTGCACACACTTCGCAACCGGGTTGCCAACCGTGCTTTGCCAGATATCGAAGTCATTGACTTAAGAAAGCAGAAGGACGACAGCGAACAGCAGAAGAAGATCATCGAAAAGTATTCGCACCTGCCCTTTTGGTTAAGCCCACAACTTTATGAACGAATGCATGAAGTCCTGGATCGTGGGGATCAAGCTGCTTTGTTTCTGAATAGACGGGGAATCGCACAGATGGTGGTTTGTCCCGCCTGCGGCCACACGCGCGAGTGCCCGAACTGCGATATTTCTTTGACCTTACATGCTCATTCCCATCTGATCTGTCACTATTGTGACTATCACGAAAATTTCAAAACAAAGTGCCCGGATTGCAAAGAGGGACATTTGGAAGCCATTGGACTGGGAACTGAACTTGTAGAAACAGATCTTGCTCGTTTGTTCCCTGGAAAGATCATTGCCCGCGCGGACCGTGATGAAATTCAAAGTCGTGCTGACCTGGAAGATTTAGTACAAAGAATGGAAACTGGCGACATCGATATTCTGGTCGGCACACAAATGATCGCGAAGGGTTTGGACTTTCCAAAGCTGAAATTGGTAGGACTGGTTTTGGCAGATGTGGGCTTCAATCTGCCCGACTTCCGCGCCACAGAAAGAAGCTTCCAATTGATCACGCAAATGAGTGGCCGAGCGGGACGTCACGTTCAAGAAGGTGAAGCTCCAGGACTCGTGATCATTCAAACTTTCAATGCGGAACATGACAGTATCACTTTCGCTCGCAACCATGACTTCGAAGGTTTTGCGCAACACGAACTCAATATCCGCGGACAACTCAGCTATCCTCCGATTGGACGTTTGGTGAGCTTCCGCATTCAAGGCACTCATTTAGGAAAGGTCGAAGAGACAGCCGGACTTTTAGCGAGGCGCGCGCATGCTTTGAAATCTCAGTTTCCTCAGTACAACTCCATCGAGGTTTTAGGGCCTGCAGAAGCACCCTTATCGAAGTTAAGAGGACAATTTCGATTTCATCTCCTTATAAAAACGACTCAGGTTGCGGCGGCAAATCCCTTTTCAAGACAACTTCTGGGTGACCAAGAATGGGTTCCTTCCGGCGTAAAAATTTTAATCGATATTGACCCAATGAGTTTGCTTTAA
- the galU gene encoding UTP--glucose-1-phosphate uridylyltransferase GalU: MPKVKKAIIPAAGLGTRFLPATKTVPKEMLTIVDAPIILYVVEEAVQAGIEDIVLIAGRYKYAIEDFFDTSYELEDKLQKDGKEKLLERVVKIRDKANIISIRQKHALGLGHAVHCGLPIIGKEPFAVLLGDEITMGFHGQPNVTSQLVQSFEETGTSTISVMKVSDKDVSKYGVAEVEDTQKGYFRVTSLTEKPKPTETTSRWALPGRYVFDNHIMDILQNAKPSLNGEIQLTDSMKVLCKEKGLNAMTFTAERYDAGDKLGYLQANIELALQNPELGPELKSYIQQLARKLN, translated from the coding sequence ATGCCTAAAGTAAAAAAAGCCATCATACCCGCCGCAGGACTTGGAACACGATTTCTTCCCGCAACGAAGACAGTTCCTAAAGAGATGCTCACGATCGTGGACGCTCCCATCATCCTGTACGTGGTTGAAGAGGCCGTTCAGGCGGGTATTGAAGATATCGTGCTTATTGCCGGTCGCTACAAGTATGCGATCGAGGATTTTTTTGATACTTCTTACGAGCTTGAAGACAAACTTCAAAAAGACGGCAAAGAAAAATTGCTTGAACGCGTGGTTAAGATTCGCGACAAAGCCAATATTATCAGTATACGTCAGAAGCACGCTTTAGGCTTGGGACATGCCGTTCATTGCGGTCTTCCTATCATTGGCAAAGAACCTTTCGCCGTTTTACTTGGCGACGAAATCACCATGGGATTTCATGGGCAACCGAATGTCACATCCCAGCTTGTTCAGTCTTTCGAGGAAACAGGAACATCCACTATTTCCGTGATGAAGGTTTCTGATAAAGATGTTTCTAAATATGGCGTCGCCGAAGTTGAAGACACCCAAAAGGGCTACTTCCGAGTAACATCCTTGACTGAAAAGCCAAAACCCACAGAAACAACAAGTCGCTGGGCTTTGCCAGGCCGCTATGTCTTCGACAATCACATTATGGATATTCTTCAGAATGCCAAGCCTTCGCTGAACGGAGAAATTCAGTTAACCGATAGCATGAAAGTTCTTTGTAAAGAAAAGGGCTTGAATGCGATGACGTTTACCGCCGAACGCTATGATGCCGGCGACAAGCTGGGCTATCTGCAGGCCAACATTGAGCTTGCTTTACAAAATCCCGAGCTTGGACCCGAGTTGAAAAGTTATATCCAACAGCTTGCGCGAAAATTGAATTAG
- a CDS encoding M23 family metallopeptidase has product MIFHLASIVSAFILAFTSYQSAQAAANTFTAKPVRLGDNLLSILRQNGFSEKEREQVLAAHKGLRNLFLTLDTRYLVRRSGGETELRMFDSQTSQAFRIQKSAQKVSADSYNPEFKTTLTRIEGRVYGSLLGSILAKIDSNWVATRFMDAYVFDMKNSRDVARGARFWFTVEKKYEAGQFIKYGEVLQTSLDIDGAPVQKKFIRYKDGGVFFNAQDLLEDRPFYAPVEYIKVASRFKPNRLHPITGRLQPHLGIDFELPVGEPIYAPRKGIVVRYGHNHAAGNYIILLHSNGMETAYNHLHRIDKRIRRGLAVKAGEKIGEVGCTGYCTRAHLHFAVKKKGRMVDPVKYIKPFPPQMEELLESRVAKN; this is encoded by the coding sequence ATGATTTTTCACCTCGCAAGCATCGTGAGTGCATTTATTTTAGCATTCACATCCTATCAATCGGCCCAGGCCGCCGCCAACACTTTTACTGCAAAACCTGTTCGTCTTGGCGACAACCTACTTTCTATACTCCGTCAAAACGGATTTTCTGAAAAAGAGCGCGAACAAGTTCTTGCGGCACACAAAGGACTTCGCAACCTCTTTCTGACCTTGGATACACGATACTTGGTTCGACGCTCCGGTGGCGAAACCGAGCTGCGCATGTTCGACTCCCAAACCTCGCAAGCCTTCCGTATTCAGAAGTCAGCGCAAAAAGTTAGCGCCGATTCTTACAATCCCGAATTTAAAACAACTTTGACCCGCATTGAAGGTCGTGTGTATGGATCACTTTTGGGCAGCATCCTGGCCAAAATCGATTCGAACTGGGTGGCTACTCGGTTTATGGATGCCTACGTTTTTGATATGAAAAACTCCCGCGACGTCGCCCGCGGCGCCCGCTTCTGGTTCACGGTCGAGAAGAAATATGAAGCTGGGCAGTTTATAAAATATGGAGAAGTTCTGCAGACTTCTTTGGATATCGATGGCGCTCCAGTTCAGAAAAAATTCATTCGCTACAAAGACGGCGGCGTTTTCTTCAATGCCCAGGATCTGCTGGAAGACCGTCCCTTCTACGCGCCGGTTGAATACATCAAAGTGGCAAGTCGCTTTAAACCCAACCGCCTTCATCCGATCACGGGGCGTTTGCAGCCTCACCTAGGCATTGATTTCGAACTTCCTGTCGGCGAACCAATCTATGCGCCACGCAAAGGAATTGTTGTGCGTTACGGGCACAATCACGCGGCCGGTAATTATATTATTCTTCTACACTCTAACGGAATGGAAACAGCCTACAACCATCTTCATCGCATCGACAAACGCATTCGTCGCGGACTGGCGGTGAAGGCCGGCGAAAAGATCGGCGAAGTGGGGTGTACGGGTTATTGCACACGTGCCCACTTGCACTTTGCTGTAAAGAAAAAGGGTCGAATGGTCGACCCTGTGAAATACATTAAACCTTTTCCGCCCCAAATGGAGGAGCTCTTAGAGTCACGCGTCGCTAAAAATTAG
- a CDS encoding energy transducer TonB, protein MGFNFDNDMSNKADNQLSLFDFQMPKTDFVGETPKQSSHDNAAVDFDMWMLAHKEPEVSKTPKFVTLSAAVHAAAILAIAMMTVPLVETAKTETITIEIEDVPAPRMRAPRGVPVPPTQGGTPVHQDTPLVEKIEDAGSPGDIVVAKPAAAAKAKVAAKSITKAPAPKATKAPKAAIAGKAARSIAPKTTFKAVPMTIDDIEAPELDQGELAKVAVASHLNEDFNDDFERVDRSQKAVLDNEKQSMDAMAAALEAEQDESLNALADANQEEANRLAAAQDSLKQRNAKSIASALAAERAAAAAAAARQAAAREAAAKKGGLGGNGNGLGMKEGDGAGNSGSTGPGSQIAGLPSGVRSLDQLRQMPGNPRPQYDREERRRGDQGEVAFVAYINKQGHVSQFRMLKSTGFRNLDTKTLAALKKWRFYPGQEGWVELPFRWDLKGGLQEDGGLLRRSVSRR, encoded by the coding sequence ATGGGTTTTAACTTTGATAATGATATGTCAAACAAAGCTGACAATCAGTTAAGTCTTTTTGACTTTCAAATGCCGAAGACAGACTTTGTTGGCGAAACTCCCAAACAATCTTCCCACGACAATGCCGCTGTCGATTTCGATATGTGGATGCTGGCGCATAAAGAGCCTGAGGTTAGCAAAACCCCTAAGTTCGTAACCCTCTCTGCGGCGGTGCACGCGGCCGCCATTCTGGCTATTGCGATGATGACTGTTCCATTAGTGGAAACAGCGAAAACAGAAACTATCACCATTGAGATCGAAGATGTTCCCGCACCTCGCATGAGGGCCCCTCGTGGAGTTCCCGTTCCCCCAACACAGGGTGGAACTCCGGTACATCAAGACACCCCACTCGTTGAAAAAATCGAGGATGCGGGAAGTCCTGGTGATATCGTCGTCGCAAAACCTGCTGCTGCGGCCAAGGCGAAGGTTGCGGCGAAATCCATTACCAAAGCTCCAGCTCCGAAAGCGACAAAGGCCCCTAAGGCGGCTATTGCTGGAAAGGCGGCTCGCAGTATCGCACCTAAAACAACTTTTAAGGCCGTTCCGATGACCATCGATGATATCGAAGCCCCCGAGTTGGATCAGGGCGAGTTAGCGAAAGTGGCCGTGGCGTCTCATCTCAACGAAGATTTCAATGATGATTTCGAAAGAGTCGATCGCTCTCAAAAAGCAGTTCTTGATAACGAAAAACAGTCTATGGATGCTATGGCGGCCGCACTTGAAGCGGAACAAGATGAAAGTTTAAATGCCCTAGCCGATGCGAACCAAGAGGAAGCGAACCGCTTAGCAGCGGCACAAGATTCTCTTAAACAGAGAAATGCAAAGTCCATTGCTTCCGCCTTAGCAGCGGAAAGAGCGGCGGCCGCCGCAGCCGCTGCTAGACAAGCTGCTGCTCGTGAAGCCGCAGCAAAAAAAGGCGGCCTTGGAGGAAATGGAAACGGGCTGGGCATGAAAGAGGGCGATGGCGCCGGAAATTCTGGCTCCACAGGACCGGGATCGCAAATAGCAGGTTTACCTTCTGGAGTGCGCAGCCTTGATCAACTTCGCCAAATGCCAGGCAATCCTCGGCCACAATACGACCGCGAAGAAAGACGCCGCGGCGATCAAGGCGAGGTGGCTTTTGTCGCTTATATCAATAAGCAAGGTCACGTGTCCCAATTCCGCATGCTGAAATCTACCGGGTTTAGAAATCTGGATACAAAAACTCTGGCCGCTCTTAAAAAATGGCGCTTTTATCCCGGTCAGGAAGGTTGGGTCGAACTGCCTTTCCGCTGGGATCTTAAAGGTGGCCTGCAAGAAGATGGTGGATTGCTTCGCCGAAGTGTCAGTCGTCGCTAA
- the nagZ gene encoding beta-N-acetylhexosaminidase, which translates to MSSISHIIGQHFFIGISGHALTAEEKKFIVENNIGGVCLFGRNVADPKQVRELCAEIQSLRHRQEEKAPLFIGIDMEGGRVHRLKSPFTVWPPLRKLGELDAPTVSFHFANRMGQEMKAVGINLDFAPCVDIFTNQANTVIGDRSIGSDPELVAKHVSALVRGYIKAEIITCAKHFPGHGNTIVDSHEDLPVENLDLERLEACELIPFKKSFKARVDMVMTSHIKFPKIDPDWPVTLSEIFVQKIIRDECRYRGLIVTDDLGMKAMTKHYGITEVPVRALQAGVDLLLYCNDPEVPPQAFEAVLEATAQGSLSKARLDESYRRIMDLKKAKIPNPEPLPLNEVINIVGHPDHLKIAKAIASGQMPEGLLPE; encoded by the coding sequence ATGAGCAGTATCAGTCATATAATCGGTCAGCACTTTTTTATTGGAATCTCCGGACATGCTCTGACTGCAGAAGAAAAGAAATTTATCGTTGAGAACAATATTGGCGGCGTCTGCCTTTTCGGACGAAACGTAGCCGATCCGAAGCAAGTGCGTGAGCTGTGCGCTGAAATTCAATCCTTGCGTCATAGACAAGAAGAAAAAGCGCCTCTTTTTATCGGCATCGATATGGAAGGCGGTCGCGTCCACAGACTCAAATCACCCTTCACAGTCTGGCCACCTTTAAGAAAATTGGGTGAACTTGATGCCCCCACGGTCTCGTTCCATTTTGCCAACCGCATGGGGCAAGAAATGAAAGCAGTCGGTATCAACCTGGATTTTGCTCCGTGCGTGGATATATTTACCAACCAAGCCAACACCGTGATCGGAGATCGGTCCATAGGCTCTGATCCCGAACTGGTTGCCAAACATGTTTCTGCTTTGGTTCGTGGCTATATCAAGGCAGAGATTATCACCTGCGCCAAACACTTTCCTGGCCATGGCAACACAATTGTAGATAGCCACGAAGACCTTCCAGTAGAAAACCTGGATCTGGAAAGGCTTGAAGCCTGTGAGCTTATTCCGTTCAAGAAAAGTTTCAAAGCCCGCGTCGACATGGTCATGACGTCTCATATTAAGTTTCCGAAGATAGATCCGGATTGGCCTGTGACCTTATCCGAAATCTTTGTGCAAAAGATTATTCGTGATGAGTGTCGATATCGCGGCTTGATTGTGACCGACGACCTAGGCATGAAGGCCATGACAAAACACTATGGTATCACCGAGGTTCCAGTCCGCGCTTTACAAGCCGGCGTGGATCTACTTCTATATTGCAATGATCCTGAAGTTCCGCCCCAGGCCTTTGAAGCCGTTCTAGAGGCGACAGCTCAAGGCAGCCTATCCAAAGCACGTCTTGACGAAAGCTACCGTCGTATCATGGATCTGAAAAAAGCAAAAATTCCCAACCCGGAACCTTTGCCACTTAATGAAGTGATTAATATTGTCGGCCATCCCGACCATTTAAAAATTGCGAAAGCTATTGCAAGCGGACAGATGCCTGAAGGACTTCTACCAGAATAA
- a CDS encoding Tad domain-containing protein yields MLNRRSTFNQNLKNRKGQVALFVALIFQILFLFFAMVINVGLLVHHKINLQNSVDLAAYYAASKQAENMNAIAHMNYQIRQSWKLLAWRYRMLGSAGEWYEHPYDKTTRQLRPNLLEDVVNTSNSIARDYQIAPPFCITYIPFKPMPPGENTCRNMASLKATRLWNAPGVIAFHQAFSKQIDKTSNVLKNNAIQRCMYFGSYNYLMLAKFVVGFNLDQNNRMEAIKHLSRATSGTKSDFYDIDGQSVKTGVEKTLANNLTAANRATVKMDMFNSLGADGCNAEGLNQGAPAKWLTPVRIYPGFRYIDTMCGVNNEIKIIPKEHSNNPESFPYHKANTEMSSSIDKMAEWIGYRDNLNDNFNFSIGVEKNPWCMAYTGVSATTQPKIPFSPLGAITLKARAFYKPFGGRIGPWYYKNWNRGSNWSEGNPNDKTDPNMAPRVTDTAALSTISESAEGTETRAANFSRFVGDKFGLKTYKMLGYYGKAIYELDSGWRNGTAPNDSSSSNSVYDGVDAPNFAHWDDLPFDFINKGGSGDVMAFDRVNNRPSPMRILETAAILPDTFDAAYYSIDPDYYHNYYTRLRDGFFAGPGTAFSSTQDLRPDLGYRRGYVQGAYDYEKFSIKDQFKVINDPGDMVNTKGLVKDQFTFTLSDWKHVLTSWAPIGLNNYALDTNKFGKCTDLPKGADNNAPNPPAPGNCVMGGTTGYAVKMVSSDYLRSADLKLGGESAGSGPLKNPPPPDDEF; encoded by the coding sequence ATGTTAAACAGACGAAGCACCTTCAATCAGAACTTAAAAAATCGCAAAGGCCAGGTCGCCCTTTTCGTGGCTTTGATTTTTCAAATTCTGTTTCTATTCTTTGCGATGGTAATCAACGTCGGTCTTCTGGTTCATCATAAAATCAATCTGCAAAACTCTGTGGATCTTGCGGCTTATTACGCCGCCTCAAAACAAGCAGAGAACATGAACGCCATCGCCCACATGAATTATCAGATTCGTCAAAGCTGGAAACTGCTGGCGTGGCGCTATCGCATGTTAGGAAGTGCGGGGGAGTGGTACGAACATCCCTATGACAAGACAACAAGACAGCTGCGCCCGAATCTGCTTGAAGACGTTGTGAATACATCGAATTCTATCGCCCGGGACTATCAAATAGCGCCGCCGTTTTGTATTACTTATATCCCGTTTAAGCCGATGCCACCCGGAGAAAATACCTGCCGTAATATGGCCTCTCTGAAGGCCACGCGTCTTTGGAATGCTCCTGGCGTCATTGCATTTCACCAGGCCTTCTCGAAACAAATTGATAAAACCAGTAATGTCCTAAAGAACAACGCAATTCAACGTTGCATGTATTTTGGTTCCTATAACTATCTGATGCTTGCGAAGTTTGTAGTTGGTTTCAATTTAGATCAAAACAATCGCATGGAAGCCATTAAACATCTTTCGCGCGCGACCAGTGGTACGAAATCTGACTTTTACGATATCGATGGGCAAAGTGTTAAGACTGGTGTTGAAAAAACGTTGGCTAATAATCTAACGGCGGCCAATCGTGCAACGGTTAAAATGGATATGTTCAACTCTTTAGGGGCAGATGGTTGTAACGCCGAAGGTTTGAATCAAGGAGCCCCAGCGAAATGGCTGACGCCTGTGCGTATTTATCCGGGCTTTAGATACATCGATACCATGTGCGGTGTTAACAACGAAATTAAGATTATTCCTAAGGAACACTCCAACAACCCAGAAAGCTTTCCTTACCATAAAGCGAACACGGAAATGAGTTCGTCCATCGATAAAATGGCGGAGTGGATTGGGTATCGCGATAATCTTAATGACAACTTCAACTTTTCTATCGGTGTCGAAAAGAATCCGTGGTGCATGGCTTACACGGGGGTGTCAGCGACCACACAACCAAAAATTCCATTTTCTCCTTTGGGTGCCATAACCCTAAAGGCCCGTGCATTTTACAAACCTTTCGGGGGAAGAATTGGGCCGTGGTACTATAAAAACTGGAATCGTGGTTCAAATTGGTCTGAGGGAAACCCGAACGATAAGACGGATCCCAATATGGCTCCGCGTGTGACGGACACGGCAGCTCTTTCTACAATTAGTGAAAGTGCTGAAGGGACAGAGACTCGGGCCGCAAATTTCAGTCGTTTTGTAGGCGATAAATTTGGTTTGAAGACTTATAAGATGTTGGGTTATTACGGGAAAGCGATTTATGAATTAGATTCAGGCTGGAGAAACGGAACTGCTCCGAATGATTCTTCGAGTTCCAATTCGGTCTATGACGGTGTTGATGCACCCAACTTTGCTCACTGGGATGATCTGCCATTCGACTTTATCAATAAAGGCGGATCCGGTGATGTCATGGCGTTTGATCGTGTGAATAATCGTCCATCGCCGATGAGAATTTTGGAAACGGCAGCCATTCTGCCTGATACTTTCGATGCGGCTTACTATTCCATCGATCCGGACTACTACCATAACTATTATACCCGATTGCGAGATGGCTTCTTTGCTGGTCCGGGGACTGCATTTAGTAGTACTCAAGATTTGCGCCCTGATCTTGGCTACCGTCGTGGCTATGTGCAAGGTGCATACGATTATGAAAAATTCAGTATCAAGGATCAATTTAAAGTGATTAATGATCCCGGTGATATGGTGAATACAAAGGGATTGGTCAAAGATCAATTTACATTCACGCTCAGCGATTGGAAGCATGTTTTAACTTCGTGGGCGCCGATAGGTTTGAATAATTACGCTCTGGATACCAATAAGTTTGGTAAATGTACTGATTTGCCCAAAGGGGCTGACAACAACGCGCCAAATCCTCCCGCCCCCGGAAATTGTGTTATGGGCGGAACCACGGGATACGCGGTAAAAATGGTATCTTCGGATTATTTGCGTTCTGCTGATTTAAAGCTTGGCGGAGAATCAGCGGGCTCGGGCCCTTTGAAGAATCCCCCGCCGCCTGACGATGAATTCTAA
- a CDS encoding sugar phosphate nucleotidyltransferase, whose translation MNVMLLAAGEGTRLRPYTTVLPKPAIPFLTIPLAAHALGFLREIKIEKLVVNTFHLPKKIHELFHRLPHKAESLHFSNETGAILGSGGGLGQARAHFQNGGDFIMMNADEVILPQDPSVLAKAIDLHSQTKALGTLLVMDHPGVGSQFGGVWTDAQNNVLGFGKQPIPGSAKAWHFVGVQILSEEVFSFIPLAGESNILYDALTVAIQKGFTVKAFPFQCSWFETGNPGDFLEASKKCFSYLASTEDSFQKRALTANIQEYAPKPVHITLEFGGQRMISDGAKIDISSHIEGFFCIGSGSSVASGCHLENVIVGDGVQVSAGTKASNTFFLEDV comes from the coding sequence ATGAATGTGATGTTGCTTGCTGCGGGCGAAGGCACCCGTCTTCGCCCCTACACAACAGTGTTACCTAAACCTGCGATCCCTTTTTTAACAATCCCCCTGGCCGCACATGCTTTAGGCTTTTTACGAGAAATTAAAATCGAAAAATTGGTGGTCAACACCTTTCACTTACCAAAGAAAATCCACGAACTTTTCCACAGACTTCCTCACAAAGCCGAAAGCCTACATTTCTCGAATGAAACAGGTGCTATTTTGGGAAGTGGTGGCGGGCTGGGACAGGCTCGAGCACATTTTCAAAACGGCGGTGACTTCATTATGATGAACGCGGATGAAGTCATTCTTCCGCAGGATCCTTCCGTCTTGGCGAAAGCTATCGATCTTCATTCGCAGACCAAGGCCTTGGGCACTTTGCTGGTGATGGATCACCCCGGTGTCGGAAGTCAGTTCGGCGGTGTGTGGACGGATGCCCAGAACAATGTTCTGGGATTTGGCAAACAACCCATTCCCGGAAGTGCAAAAGCTTGGCATTTTGTTGGTGTGCAAATTTTGTCTGAAGAAGTCTTTTCTTTCATTCCGTTGGCAGGCGAATCTAATATTTTGTATGATGCTTTGACTGTCGCGATTCAAAAAGGGTTTACGGTAAAGGCATTTCCATTTCAGTGCAGCTGGTTTGAAACAGGCAATCCCGGTGATTTTTTAGAGGCCAGCAAAAAGTGCTTTTCTTATCTAGCCTCTACTGAAGATTCTTTTCAAAAGCGCGCTTTAACGGCGAATATTCAAGAGTATGCGCCAAAGCCCGTGCATATCACGCTTGAGTTTGGTGGACAGCGCATGATTTCGGATGGGGCCAAGATCGATATATCTTCGCATATCGAGGGATTTTTTTGTATCGGCTCCGGCAGCTCTGTGGCCTCTGGTTGTCATCTTGAAAATGTAATTGTCGGCGATGGCGTTCAGGTCAGCGCAGGCACCAAAGCTAGTAACACGTTCTTTCTGGAAGACGTATAA